One part of the Pandoraea faecigallinarum genome encodes these proteins:
- a CDS encoding fumarylacetoacetate hydrolase family protein — protein MKLLRYGPKGQEKPGLLDADGQVRDLSGVLADITPDTLGALGLAALRALDVHTLPVVASPGRFGVPFAGVGKFLAVGLNYSDHAAESGLAVPSEPVLFTKWDNCLSGPNDPVVLPKGAVKGDWEVELGFVIGTTARYVPLERALDYVAGYCVVNDVSEREYQIERGGTWDKGKGFDTFGPVGPWLVTTDEIRDPQQLGLWLDLNGARRQTGNTSTMIFSVAYLVHYLSQFTTLRPGDLVTTGTPPGVGLGQKPPVFLKPGDVMRLGIDGLGEQTQKVYAYDPALLD, from the coding sequence TTGAAGCTGCTGCGTTACGGCCCGAAGGGCCAGGAAAAGCCGGGGCTGCTCGATGCAGACGGCCAGGTGCGCGACCTCAGCGGTGTGCTCGCCGACATTACGCCGGACACGTTGGGTGCGCTGGGGCTGGCGGCGCTGCGCGCGCTCGACGTGCACACGTTGCCGGTGGTGGCGTCGCCGGGGCGCTTCGGCGTACCGTTCGCGGGGGTGGGCAAGTTTCTGGCGGTCGGTCTGAACTATAGCGATCATGCCGCCGAGTCGGGGCTGGCCGTGCCGTCCGAGCCGGTGCTGTTCACCAAGTGGGACAACTGTCTGTCGGGGCCCAACGACCCGGTCGTGCTGCCGAAGGGCGCCGTCAAGGGCGATTGGGAAGTCGAGCTGGGCTTTGTGATCGGTACGACCGCGCGTTACGTGCCGCTGGAGCGCGCGCTCGATTACGTCGCCGGCTATTGCGTGGTGAACGACGTTTCCGAGCGCGAATACCAGATCGAGCGCGGCGGCACATGGGACAAGGGCAAAGGGTTCGATACGTTCGGGCCGGTGGGGCCGTGGCTCGTGACGACCGACGAGATTCGCGACCCGCAACAACTCGGACTGTGGCTCGACCTGAACGGTGCGCGTCGTCAGACCGGCAACACGTCGACCATGATTTTCAGTGTGGCCTATCTCGTGCACTACCTGAGCCAGTTCACCACGCTCAGGCCGGGCGATCTGGTGACGACCGGAACGCCTCCGGGCGTTGGCCTCGGTCAGAAGCCGCCGGTTTTCCTCAAGCCGGGCGATGTCATGCGTCTGGGGATCGACGGGCTGGGCGAGCAGACACAGAAGGTCTACGCGTACGATCCGGCTCTGCTCGACTGA
- a CDS encoding SDR family NAD(P)-dependent oxidoreductase → MEDLKGKFVLITGASTGIGAAAAKAFAAQGANVAVHYNRSADKAQAVAHAVRAYGVKAMTVAADVQDTNAIDAAVAHVLDGFGRIDVLINNAGSLVARTPFTDVTDAYFDEVLNVNARSVVAFSRAVVPAMRKQGGGAIVNVTSIAARHGGGPGALIYAASKGFVSTLTRGMAKELMADRIRVNAVSPGVIMTPFHEQFSTQAQIEAFRQSIPMGRLGEPDECSGAFLYLASETLASYVTGQIIEVNGGQLMV, encoded by the coding sequence ATGGAAGACCTGAAAGGTAAATTTGTTCTGATTACGGGCGCGAGCACCGGCATCGGCGCGGCAGCCGCGAAGGCGTTCGCCGCGCAGGGTGCGAACGTGGCCGTGCACTACAACCGTTCCGCGGACAAGGCGCAGGCCGTGGCCCACGCCGTGCGCGCCTATGGCGTGAAAGCCATGACAGTGGCTGCGGACGTGCAGGACACGAACGCGATCGACGCCGCTGTGGCGCACGTGCTCGATGGTTTCGGCCGGATCGACGTGTTGATCAACAACGCAGGCAGCCTCGTCGCGCGTACGCCGTTCACCGACGTGACCGATGCGTACTTCGACGAAGTGCTCAACGTCAACGCGCGCTCGGTTGTCGCCTTCTCCCGCGCGGTGGTGCCGGCGATGCGAAAGCAGGGGGGCGGGGCTATCGTCAACGTGACGTCGATTGCCGCGCGTCACGGCGGCGGACCGGGCGCGCTGATTTATGCCGCGTCCAAAGGCTTCGTCAGCACGCTGACGCGCGGTATGGCCAAGGAGTTGATGGCAGATCGCATTCGTGTGAACGCCGTGTCGCCGGGCGTCATCATGACGCCGTTCCATGAGCAGTTCAGCACGCAGGCGCAGATCGAAGCGTTCCGGCAGAGCATTCCGATGGGGCGCCTCGGCGAGCCGGACGAATGCTCGGGTGCGTTCCTGTATCTCGCGTCGGAAACGCTCGCGAGCTACGTGACCGGTCAGATCATCGAGGTCAACGGCGGGCAGTTGATGGTCTGA
- a CDS encoding DNA-3-methyladenine glycosylase I has translation MERCPWSEGFEQYRQYHDQEWGVPLRDSRALFELLMLEGAQAGLSWSTILRKRDTYRQAFHDFDPARIAKYGPEDEARLLADPGIVRNRLKIGAVIKGARAYLAMEAAGTRFSDFVWQFVGGEPLQNRWTSLSEVPATSAASDAMSKALKKAGFTFVGSTICYSFMQAAGMVNDHLIACPRHKAVKALAANEANAAKSAMALARKRRSGASSATIAPDESGPA, from the coding sequence ATGGAACGCTGTCCGTGGAGCGAGGGCTTCGAGCAATACCGTCAGTACCACGATCAGGAGTGGGGCGTGCCGCTGCGCGATTCGCGCGCATTGTTCGAACTGCTGATGCTGGAAGGCGCGCAGGCGGGATTGTCGTGGTCCACGATTCTCAGGAAGCGCGATACCTACCGTCAGGCTTTCCACGATTTCGACCCGGCACGTATTGCGAAGTACGGCCCCGAGGACGAGGCCCGGCTATTGGCCGATCCCGGTATCGTGCGCAATCGTCTGAAAATCGGCGCGGTGATCAAAGGCGCGCGGGCCTACCTCGCGATGGAGGCCGCGGGCACGCGCTTTAGCGACTTCGTCTGGCAATTCGTCGGTGGAGAGCCGTTGCAAAACCGCTGGACGTCGTTGAGCGAGGTGCCGGCAACCTCAGCTGCCTCGGACGCCATGAGCAAAGCGCTCAAGAAAGCCGGCTTCACGTTCGTGGGCTCGACGATCTGTTACTCGTTCATGCAGGCGGCGGGCATGGTGAACGATCATTTGATTGCCTGTCCGCGCCACAAGGCCGTGAAGGCGCTTGCGGCGAACGAGGCGAATGCGGCCAAAAGTGCCATGGCTCTGGCGCGGAAACGCCGGTCCGGGGCGTCGTCAGCTACAATCGCGCCTGACGAATCAGGACCTGCCTAA
- a CDS encoding 23S rRNA (adenine(2030)-N(6))-methyltransferase RlmJ codes for MFSYRHAFHAGNHADVLKHFIAVECIDYMRQKDTAFWYIDTHAGAGGYSLEGKWADKTGEYETGIGRLWTRNDLPPALADYVALVREFNPDGKLTYYPGSPYFALQLLGDRDRLRLFEAHPTEQDVLRENFEAQGRVVARRTMIFGADGFAGLKTILPPAPRRAFTLIDPSYEDKRDYTRTTQTVQEGLDRFPTGMYAVWYPLVQRREAAQLPERMKRLTIDGKPIRNWLQVELNVCNPVPGGMGLHGSGMFIVNPPYMLHDTLKTTMPYLVKALGQDKGAKCLLDGKQS; via the coding sequence ATGTTCAGCTACCGCCACGCCTTCCACGCCGGCAATCACGCCGACGTACTGAAACACTTCATCGCCGTCGAATGTATCGATTACATGCGCCAGAAAGACACGGCGTTCTGGTACATCGATACACACGCCGGCGCGGGCGGCTATTCGCTCGAAGGCAAGTGGGCGGACAAGACGGGCGAGTACGAGACCGGCATCGGTCGTTTGTGGACGCGCAACGATCTGCCTCCGGCGCTGGCCGACTATGTTGCATTGGTGCGCGAGTTCAATCCGGACGGCAAGTTGACGTATTACCCCGGCTCGCCGTATTTCGCGCTGCAGCTGCTGGGCGACCGGGATCGTCTGCGGCTGTTCGAGGCGCATCCGACCGAGCAGGACGTGCTGCGCGAGAATTTCGAAGCACAGGGTCGTGTTGTCGCGCGGCGTACGATGATTTTCGGTGCCGATGGCTTCGCGGGCCTGAAGACAATTCTGCCGCCGGCCCCGCGCCGGGCCTTCACACTCATCGACCCATCGTACGAAGACAAGCGCGATTACACGCGCACGACACAGACCGTTCAGGAAGGCCTGGACCGATTCCCGACCGGGATGTATGCCGTGTGGTATCCGCTGGTGCAACGCCGGGAGGCGGCGCAACTCCCCGAGCGCATGAAACGGCTCACGATCGACGGGAAGCCGATCAGGAATTGGCTGCAAGTCGAGTTGAATGTCTGCAATCCTGTGCCGGGCGGCATGGGCTTGCATGGCAGCGGCATGTTTATCGTCAACCCGCCGTACATGCTGCACGACACGTTGAAGACGACGATGCCCTACCTCGTCAAAGCGCTGGGTCAGGACAAGGGAGCGAAGTGTCTGCTCGACGGTAAGCAGAGCTGA
- a CDS encoding pseudouridine synthase, whose amino-acid sequence MELERLLQSQGFGSRKMCRKLIQSGAFAIDGVVHDNPRESLDPTGLQFTLDGESWDYREHVYILLNKPEGFECSTSPTHHEGVHSLLPLPLAVRGVQPAGRLDQDTTGMLLLSDDGPFLHAMMSPRRHVPKRYVATTKHPVTSEMLQALRDGVLLRDETEPLAATDVMSLSSHEIALTITQGKYHQVKRMVAAAGNRVEHLVRTAIGGLPMGDLALGEWRYLSPDELLSLPYEAPGTGK is encoded by the coding sequence ATCGAGCTCGAACGTTTACTGCAATCGCAGGGCTTTGGCAGTCGCAAGATGTGCCGCAAGCTCATCCAATCCGGTGCTTTCGCCATCGACGGCGTGGTACACGACAATCCGCGTGAATCGCTGGACCCGACGGGCCTGCAATTCACCCTCGACGGTGAGTCATGGGATTACCGTGAACACGTCTACATTCTGCTGAACAAGCCCGAGGGCTTCGAGTGCTCCACAAGTCCGACGCATCACGAGGGCGTCCATTCGTTGCTGCCGCTGCCGCTTGCCGTACGCGGCGTGCAGCCGGCCGGCCGTCTCGACCAGGACACCACTGGCATGTTGCTGCTATCGGATGACGGACCGTTCCTTCACGCCATGATGTCGCCACGCCGCCATGTGCCGAAGCGGTATGTCGCAACAACAAAGCACCCGGTGACGTCGGAAATGTTGCAGGCGCTGCGCGATGGCGTACTCCTGCGCGACGAAACCGAACCGCTCGCCGCCACGGACGTCATGAGTCTGTCGTCGCACGAGATCGCGCTAACGATAACGCAAGGCAAATACCATCAGGTCAAGCGAATGGTCGCCGCCGCGGGAAATCGTGTCGAGCATCTGGTGCGAACCGCCATCGGCGGCCTGCCGATGGGGGATCTGGCGCTCGGTGAATGGCGCTATCTATCACCGGACGAATTGCTGTCGCTGCCCTACGAAGCGCCCGGGACCGGCAAGTGA
- a CDS encoding ABC transporter permease — translation MGLAGLVGIVAIWWLGIALFTTSGSLASQFSPPAAVRALPDLFRDEQLGLHILASLRRIAVGLAWAIGLGVPLGFLIGRVRWLDTALTPSLQFLRMVSPLSWMPVAVMSLGVGDPAVYFLLAFAALWPLVMSTAAGVTHIDGRWVQLGESLAATRREMLWHVYVPGIAAHVLTGVRLAIGILWIVLVPAEMLGVNAGLGYLILDTRDRLAYSELAAVILVIGVLGFALDWVARFVYRRFGGAMRDE, via the coding sequence TTGGGGCTCGCCGGCCTCGTCGGCATCGTGGCGATCTGGTGGCTGGGCATCGCGCTTTTCACGACGTCCGGTTCGCTGGCGTCGCAATTCTCCCCACCGGCGGCGGTCCGCGCCTTGCCCGATCTGTTCCGCGACGAGCAATTGGGTCTGCACATTCTCGCCAGTTTGAGGCGCATCGCGGTAGGTCTCGCATGGGCCATCGGGTTGGGCGTGCCGCTCGGATTTCTTATTGGACGCGTGCGCTGGCTCGACACGGCGCTGACTCCGTCGTTGCAGTTTCTGCGCATGGTGTCGCCCCTGTCCTGGATGCCGGTTGCCGTGATGTCCCTCGGCGTCGGCGACCCGGCTGTGTACTTCCTGCTCGCGTTCGCAGCGCTATGGCCGCTCGTCATGAGCACGGCGGCTGGCGTCACGCACATCGACGGTCGTTGGGTGCAACTCGGGGAAAGTCTTGCGGCGACGCGCCGGGAAATGCTCTGGCATGTCTACGTCCCGGGTATCGCGGCGCATGTACTCACGGGCGTGCGGCTCGCGATCGGCATTCTCTGGATCGTGCTGGTGCCGGCGGAAATGCTCGGCGTCAATGCGGGGCTGGGCTATCTCATTCTCGATACGCGCGACCGGCTGGCGTACTCGGAACTGGCGGCGGTCATTCTGGTGATCGGTGTGCTGGGCTTCGCGCTCGACTGGGTCGCGCGATTCGTCTATCGGCGGTTTGGCGGGGCGATGCGCGACGAGTAG
- a CDS encoding ABC transporter substrate-binding protein yields the protein MCQISRREWLKLASMMTVAGAAPLLASAAARAAAEPDAPLRIGYLPITDATPLLVAHHNGYFEQAGIKAEKPTLLRSWAQLIEAFLSGQVNVVHLLSPMTVWARYGSQAQAKVVAWNHVNGSAITVANEIDKVGELGGKTVAVPFWYSIHNVVLQGLLAANGLTPVLRKSGAPAANEVNLIVMAPSDMPPALAAKQIAGYIVAEPFNAAAENLKVGKILRFTGDVWKNHACCVVTMHERDLSTRPEWSQRVVDAIVKAQAWTRAHPEDAARLLSKEGENRYTPHPFQVLQRVLASSASEQGRYLADKAIVHADWHEKRIDFQPYPYPSYTEALVRHMQKTQVEGNAQFLAKLDPAFVARDLVDDRFVKKSIAAVGGMKAFGLPDGFTRREVIVV from the coding sequence ATGTGCCAAATTTCCCGCCGCGAATGGCTGAAACTCGCTTCGATGATGACCGTCGCCGGCGCGGCGCCGTTACTGGCATCGGCCGCGGCGCGCGCCGCCGCCGAGCCGGATGCGCCATTACGTATCGGTTATCTGCCGATCACCGATGCCACGCCGCTGCTCGTCGCACACCACAACGGGTATTTCGAGCAGGCGGGCATCAAGGCCGAAAAGCCGACCTTGCTGCGTAGCTGGGCACAGTTGATCGAGGCATTTCTCTCGGGGCAGGTCAACGTCGTTCACCTGCTCTCGCCCATGACGGTGTGGGCGCGTTACGGCAGCCAGGCACAGGCCAAGGTAGTCGCATGGAATCACGTCAACGGCAGTGCGATCACGGTCGCGAACGAGATCGACAAGGTCGGCGAACTCGGCGGCAAGACCGTCGCCGTGCCGTTCTGGTATTCGATCCACAACGTTGTGCTGCAAGGCCTGCTGGCCGCAAACGGGCTGACGCCGGTGCTCAGGAAGAGCGGTGCCCCCGCGGCCAATGAGGTCAACCTGATCGTCATGGCGCCGTCGGACATGCCGCCGGCGCTCGCGGCGAAACAAATCGCGGGTTATATCGTCGCCGAGCCGTTCAACGCGGCGGCGGAGAATCTCAAGGTCGGCAAGATTCTGCGTTTCACCGGCGACGTCTGGAAGAACCATGCGTGCTGCGTTGTCACCATGCACGAGCGCGATCTGTCGACACGCCCGGAATGGTCGCAAAGGGTGGTGGACGCTATCGTCAAGGCGCAGGCCTGGACGCGTGCGCATCCGGAAGACGCCGCCCGTCTGCTCTCGAAGGAAGGGGAAAACCGCTATACGCCGCACCCCTTCCAGGTGTTGCAACGCGTGTTGGCGTCGTCCGCATCCGAGCAAGGCCGCTATCTCGCCGACAAGGCCATCGTGCACGCCGACTGGCACGAGAAGCGCATCGACTTCCAGCCGTACCCCTATCCAAGCTACACGGAAGCCTTGGTGCGCCACATGCAAAAGACGCAGGTCGAAGGCAATGCGCAATTCCTCGCGAAGCTCGATCCGGCGTTTGTCGCGCGCGACCTCGTTGACGATCGCTTCGTCAAAAAGAGCATCGCCGCCGTGGGCGGCATGAAAGCGTTCGGGCTGCCGGACGGATTTACGCGTCGGGAGGTGATCGTTGTCTGA
- a CDS encoding ABC transporter ATP-binding protein, with the protein MTQPTAAQRASTETFIAAAREDAPRALPGEPSPASSNPSPSAAPFLTLRDIGLSYGKHAILRGVDLSVARGELVSVLGPSGSGKSTLLRIAAGLLMPSHGTVAVDGAPLAGPRPDVALAFQDPCLLPWLSVERNVAFGLTFARQPVLSRDTRRARIDAALEEVGLAHAHHLHPRQLSGGMAQRVALARCLARQPRALLLDEPFGALDEVTRADMQRLLATVVRDTGAATVLVTHDIDEALLVSDRIVLLGNQGRTLAQWHIDVPSPRGAQVQALGALRIEVLQALQLAMSRDATVLHPTR; encoded by the coding sequence ATGACCCAGCCCACGGCGGCGCAACGCGCGAGCACCGAAACATTCATCGCCGCAGCGCGCGAAGATGCTCCACGCGCGTTGCCGGGTGAACCGTCGCCCGCCTCCTCGAACCCATCGCCGTCGGCTGCGCCATTTCTTACGTTGCGCGACATCGGCCTGTCTTATGGCAAGCACGCGATCTTGCGAGGCGTCGATCTTTCGGTGGCGCGGGGGGAACTCGTTTCCGTGCTCGGGCCGAGCGGATCGGGCAAATCGACCCTGCTTCGCATCGCAGCCGGATTGCTCATGCCGAGCCACGGCACGGTCGCCGTCGACGGCGCGCCGCTTGCCGGCCCTCGCCCGGACGTCGCGCTCGCCTTTCAGGATCCCTGCCTGCTGCCATGGCTCTCGGTGGAGCGCAATGTCGCCTTCGGTCTGACATTCGCGCGCCAGCCGGTACTGTCTCGCGACACGCGCCGTGCACGCATCGACGCCGCGCTGGAAGAAGTCGGCCTCGCCCACGCCCATCACCTGCACCCACGCCAGCTCTCGGGCGGTATGGCGCAGCGGGTGGCGTTGGCGCGCTGCCTCGCGCGTCAGCCCCGTGCACTGCTTCTCGACGAACCGTTCGGCGCGCTCGACGAAGTCACGCGCGCCGACATGCAACGTCTTCTCGCGACGGTCGTGCGCGATACGGGTGCGGCCACCGTCCTCGTCACCCACGACATCGACGAAGCATTACTCGTCTCGGACCGCATCGTTCTGCTCGGCAATCAGGGCCGCACGTTGGCCCAGTGGCATATCGACGTGCCGTCGCCGCGCGGTGCGCAGGTGCAAGCGCTCGGTGCGCTGCGCATCGAGGTCCTTCAGGCGTTGCAACTCGCGATGTCCCGCGACGCAACGGTGCTTCATCCAACACGATAG
- a CDS encoding acyl-CoA dehydrogenase family protein, with protein sequence MSTHASLCGLAARAPALAAWLDAHAETLDTDATLSGDVVPQLASAGLLRIGVPAELGGAGGTIGDAIDSVADVAGHSFAAAFVLWGQRTFIEYLLQSPNRGLRERLLPALLSGELAGATGLSNAMKYLCAIEPLQIRATQTTGSNSAPAWRVNGGLPWITNLRKQGFVAAAAVDHEAGGAPSIFAIAHHAPGVARSDDLDLIGLRGTNTAALQMTDTPLTEDDRIAENAPAWLTRVRPAFLGLQCGMSLGLARRSLTGTHDGGPGARAAVADDVAALTEQLDTLTARLKTGVAQGEFVDTPASLFKLRIALAELVHDAATLEVQTGGGRGYLRGVSGVARRQREAAFVPIVTPSLVQLKNQLAAQRAQQPKTGTVS encoded by the coding sequence ATGAGCACCCACGCCAGCCTGTGCGGCCTGGCCGCGCGCGCACCAGCGCTAGCGGCCTGGCTCGACGCCCACGCCGAAACGCTAGACACCGACGCGACGCTCAGCGGCGACGTCGTTCCGCAACTGGCGAGCGCCGGGCTATTGCGCATCGGCGTGCCGGCCGAACTCGGCGGGGCTGGCGGCACCATTGGAGATGCCATCGACAGCGTCGCCGACGTGGCCGGGCATTCGTTCGCGGCGGCCTTCGTGCTGTGGGGACAGCGCACGTTCATTGAATATTTGCTGCAAAGCCCGAACCGGGGCCTGCGCGAGCGGCTGTTGCCCGCCCTGCTCAGCGGCGAACTCGCCGGTGCTACCGGGCTGTCGAACGCCATGAAGTACCTCTGTGCCATAGAGCCACTGCAAATTCGTGCAACGCAGACCACGGGCAGCAACAGCGCCCCGGCCTGGCGAGTGAACGGCGGGCTGCCCTGGATCACGAACCTGCGCAAACAGGGATTCGTCGCCGCGGCTGCCGTCGATCATGAGGCTGGCGGTGCACCGTCGATCTTCGCCATCGCGCACCATGCGCCGGGCGTAGCACGTAGCGACGATCTGGACCTGATCGGCCTGCGCGGCACGAACACAGCGGCATTGCAGATGACCGATACGCCGCTGACCGAGGACGACCGCATTGCCGAGAATGCACCGGCGTGGCTCACACGCGTTCGCCCCGCATTCCTTGGCTTGCAATGCGGCATGTCGCTGGGCCTCGCGCGACGTAGCCTGACGGGGACCCACGACGGCGGGCCGGGCGCCCGTGCGGCCGTCGCCGACGACGTCGCCGCGCTCACGGAACAACTCGATACCCTGACCGCACGCCTGAAGACCGGGGTGGCGCAAGGCGAATTCGTCGACACACCGGCAAGTCTCTTCAAGCTGCGCATTGCGCTGGCGGAACTGGTTCACGACGCCGCCACGCTCGAAGTGCAAACTGGCGGAGGACGCGGTTATCTGCGCGGTGTCTCGGGGGTGGCGCGGCGTCAACGCGAGGCCGCCTTCGTGCCGATCGTCACGCCAAGCCTCGTGCAGCTGAAAAACCAGCTCGCGGCGCAACGGGCGCAACAACCCAAGACTGGAACGGTTTCATGA
- a CDS encoding carboxymuconolactone decarboxylase family protein translates to MSRLPLHTLETAPEASRPFLEKSLAANGFLPNLVASLANAPTALETYLSVGAINARASLTLAEREVVQITAAGIHGCGFCVAGHTAVALKKAQLPEALLNAIRDQDKLSDARLDAVAVFTRAIIATRGAVSDAKLAAFKAAGFDDAAALEVVLGVSLATLCNFSNNLSQNELNPQLAAYRWEPKAKAA, encoded by the coding sequence ATGAGCCGACTGCCATTGCATACCCTTGAGACCGCCCCGGAGGCGAGCCGTCCGTTTCTGGAAAAGTCGCTCGCGGCGAACGGATTCCTGCCGAATCTGGTCGCGTCGCTCGCCAATGCCCCCACCGCGCTGGAAACCTATCTGAGCGTCGGCGCCATCAACGCTCGCGCCAGCCTCACGCTCGCCGAACGCGAGGTCGTGCAGATCACTGCCGCCGGCATTCACGGCTGCGGTTTCTGCGTGGCGGGCCACACCGCCGTCGCGCTCAAGAAGGCGCAATTGCCCGAAGCGCTCCTCAATGCAATCCGCGATCAGGACAAACTCTCCGACGCCAGGCTGGACGCTGTCGCCGTCTTCACGCGCGCCATCATTGCCACACGGGGTGCGGTGTCGGACGCCAAACTCGCCGCCTTCAAGGCAGCTGGCTTCGACGATGCCGCCGCGCTGGAAGTGGTGCTTGGCGTGTCGCTCGCCACGCTGTGCAACTTTTCGAATAATCTTTCGCAGAACGAACTGAACCCCCAACTGGCGGCCTACCGCTGGGAACCGAAGGCGAAGGCAGCATGA
- a CDS encoding AraC family transcriptional regulator produces MALSGHPDHPEQVADWLLAGLELKSTLFHVGEYCGVYQASTAGYQRASFHVVLDGGCYLHLDAGAGRSPRTLTLNAGDAVFLLSDVAHALTPDATPPADLTARAGKMTPLPSTPRTAPGTGTTVALACGFFEFRTELDTLVLGMLPNPIVARRDSGRLAGMTQIFALIQAEARRPGDTPSPLLARLTDLLFYYALREAVHAQDVAPGMWRLMRRDAFGRLAAAIIESPGERWTTDSMAEFVHMSRARFCKQFAEIGGQPPAQFVTLVRMKTAAALLRAGVPLPEAAEQVGYQSESAFAQAFKRVTGIQPGAWRRQTAGAAPQTTSPSPLPSPRTATASTAYPLH; encoded by the coding sequence ATGGCGCTTTCGGGCCACCCCGACCATCCCGAGCAGGTCGCCGACTGGTTGCTCGCGGGGCTCGAACTTAAAAGCACGCTATTCCACGTCGGCGAATATTGCGGTGTTTATCAGGCGTCCACGGCGGGCTACCAGCGGGCAAGCTTCCACGTGGTACTGGACGGCGGCTGCTATCTGCACCTCGACGCCGGCGCGGGCCGCTCGCCCCGTACGCTCACGTTGAACGCGGGCGATGCCGTTTTTCTGCTCTCCGACGTAGCCCATGCCCTCACCCCGGACGCGACGCCGCCGGCCGACCTCACGGCACGCGCGGGCAAGATGACGCCGCTGCCCTCCACGCCGCGCACAGCGCCCGGCACGGGGACCACCGTCGCCCTCGCCTGCGGCTTCTTCGAATTCCGCACCGAGCTGGACACGCTGGTCCTGGGCATGCTGCCGAACCCGATCGTTGCCCGCCGCGACAGTGGCCGGCTGGCGGGCATGACCCAGATCTTCGCGCTGATTCAGGCGGAAGCCCGCCGGCCCGGCGATACGCCGTCGCCCCTGCTTGCCCGGCTCACCGATCTGCTTTTCTACTACGCGTTGCGCGAAGCGGTGCATGCGCAGGACGTCGCTCCGGGGATGTGGCGGCTGATGCGTCGCGATGCATTCGGGCGTCTTGCCGCGGCGATCATCGAGTCGCCGGGGGAGCGTTGGACGACAGACAGCATGGCCGAATTCGTCCACATGTCACGAGCGCGTTTCTGCAAGCAATTCGCGGAGATCGGCGGCCAGCCGCCCGCGCAATTCGTCACACTTGTGAGGATGAAAACAGCGGCTGCGCTGCTTCGCGCCGGCGTGCCGCTACCGGAGGCCGCCGAACAAGTCGGCTACCAATCCGAATCGGCGTTTGCGCAGGCCTTCAAGCGCGTGACGGGCATCCAGCCAGGCGCGTGGCGGCGCCAGACGGCCGGCGCGGCCCCGCAAACGACATCGCCGTCGCCATTGCCATCGCCGCGCACGGCCACCGCCTCGACGGCGTACCCGCTTCACTGA
- a CDS encoding LysR family transcriptional regulator produces the protein MPAFTRGELADLNVFVTICRRQSFREAAAELGVTTSALSHAMRNLEARLGVKLLNRTSRSVSPTAAGAALAKELEQGLEQIASAIGALDRYRASPAGRLRLNVPRDAARLLLDPILPRFVASYPDIELDVTVDDRMLDIVAEGFDAGMRYGDTVPGDMIATPLTPALRWIVVASPKYIARHGRPKVPQDLMSHNCIRMRLGDNTLYKWELGNGATALELDVPGALSINESDGVIAAAVGGLGLGYVLERNVSTELANGTLEAVLTDWAVDGPPLSMYYPSRRQTLPGLRHLIDMIRSEHMGRAA, from the coding sequence ATGCCTGCCTTCACTCGCGGCGAGCTTGCCGATTTGAACGTTTTTGTCACCATCTGCCGCCGGCAGAGTTTCCGTGAGGCCGCCGCAGAACTGGGCGTGACGACCTCCGCACTGAGCCACGCGATGCGCAATCTGGAGGCGCGTCTGGGCGTGAAGTTGTTGAATCGCACGAGTCGCTCCGTCTCGCCCACGGCTGCCGGCGCGGCCCTGGCGAAGGAATTGGAACAGGGCCTTGAGCAGATTGCGTCCGCGATCGGCGCGCTCGACCGATATCGAGCGTCGCCGGCCGGGCGTCTGCGCCTGAACGTGCCGCGCGACGCGGCGCGTTTGCTGCTCGATCCGATCCTGCCGCGTTTCGTGGCGTCTTATCCGGACATCGAGCTGGACGTGACCGTCGACGACCGGATGCTGGACATTGTGGCCGAGGGTTTCGATGCAGGCATGCGTTATGGCGACACGGTGCCGGGTGACATGATTGCAACGCCGCTCACGCCCGCGCTCAGGTGGATTGTGGTGGCATCGCCGAAGTACATTGCGCGCCATGGGCGGCCGAAGGTGCCGCAGGACTTGATGTCGCACAATTGCATCCGGATGCGCCTGGGCGACAACACGCTGTACAAGTGGGAGTTGGGCAATGGTGCGACGGCGCTGGAGCTGGATGTGCCGGGCGCGTTGAGCATCAACGAAAGCGACGGCGTGATTGCGGCCGCCGTTGGGGGTCTCGGGCTGGGGTATGTCCTGGAGCGCAACGTATCGACGGAACTGGCGAATGGCACGCTGGAGGCAGTATTGACGGATTGGGCGGTGGACGGCCCACCCCTGTCGATGTATTACCCAAGCCGGCGCCAGACATTACCGGGCTTGCGTCATTTGATCGACATGATCCGCTCGGAGCATATGGGGCGGGCGGCGTGA